One genomic segment of Arachis duranensis cultivar V14167 chromosome 4, aradu.V14167.gnm2.J7QH, whole genome shotgun sequence includes these proteins:
- the LOC107483569 gene encoding uncharacterized protein LOC107483569 has translation MNLEGVGDEVRCCVFPVTLAGPAIQWFNSLPQGSVASFTDISRAFLAQFTTRIAKAKHPINLLGVTQKADETTRKYLDRFNDECLKIEGLTDSVASLCLTNGLLNEDFRKHLTTKPVWTMQKIQTVAREYINDEKVSQVVAANKRQTSYTQPRQHGNGERQKEHARDGGPSRTPRPFPRVGKFTNYTPLTLPIIEVYQQIAEKGILSKPRPLKDQTGGNKSLYSITIRATDTKCRTIST, from the coding sequence ATGAACCTGGAGGGAGTGGGAGACGAAGTAAGGTGCTGCGTCTTCCCGGTCACCCTGGCAGGCCCTGCGATACAATGGTTCAATAGCCTCCCGCAGGGCTCCGTGGCCAGTTTCACGGACATCAGCCGTGCCTTCTTAGCCCAATTCACCACCAGAATCGCGAAGGCTAAACACCCGATCAATCTGCTCGGCGTCACTCAGAAAGCCGACGAGACGACCAGAAAGTACCTAGATCGCTTCAATGATGAATGCTTGAAAATTGAGGGGTTAACAGATTCGGTGGCGAGTCTCTGCCTGACAAATGGACTTCTTAACGAGGACTTCAGAAAGCATCTCACCACGAAGCCGGTCTGGACGATGCAAAAGATCCAAACGGTAGCCCGCGAATACATTAATGATGAGAAAGTCAGCCAAGTGGTGGCTGCCAACAAGCGGCAGACCTCCTATACTCAGCCCAGGCAACATGGCAACGGAGAAAGACAGAAGGAGCATGCCAGAGACGGCGGCCCAAGCAGAACACCTAGACCGTTTCCTCGTGTGGGGAAGTTCACCAACTACACTCCCCTCACTCTCCCCATCATAGAAGTCTACCAACAGATAGCTGAGAAGGGAATCTTGTCGAAGCCCCGTCCACTGAAGGATCAGACTGGCGGTAACAAGAGCCTTTACTCGATTACCATAAGGGCTACGGACACAAAATGCAGGACTATTTCGACCTAA